A single genomic interval of Arachis duranensis cultivar V14167 chromosome 7, aradu.V14167.gnm2.J7QH, whole genome shotgun sequence harbors:
- the LOC107459523 gene encoding homeobox-leucine zipper protein GLABRA 2 — MIEPFLLLKKHTHSSPHHPTTTTTTFSMAADMSNTNTNTNNNNNNHPSHAKDFFASPALSLSLAGIFRHAGVAAAEGEAATSNMEVEDGDEGSGGGGGAGHTVDISSENSGPTRSRSEDDYFEGEGEHEDEDIIGDDNNNNNKNKNKKKRKKYHRHTAEQIREMEALFKESPHPDEKQRQQLSKQLGLAPRQVKFWFQNRRTQIKAIQERHENSLLKTEIEKLKEKNKGLRETINKACCPNCGVATTSTRDGAIPTEEQQLRIENAKLKAEIEKLRGALGKYGGSGGGGSTSPSCSSGAAGGHEQENRSSLDFYTGIFGVDKSRIMDTVNKAMEELITMATMGEPLWLRSVETGREILNYDEYIKHFSSLQNSSSNNTNTTPSSSKRSIIEASRDTALVFVDLPRLLQTFLDANQWKEMFPCLVSKAATVDVICNGEGSNRNGAAQLHSSRHTYMLTNVTSVATLAGRKSILKLAQRMTWGFCHAVGASSFHTWTKVTSKTGEDIRISSRKNLNDPGEPLGLILCAVSSVWLPVSPNVLFDFLRDETRRTEWDIMSSGGSVQSIANLAKGQDRGNAVTIQTIKSKENSMWVVQDCCTNAYESMVVYAPVDITGIQSAMTGCDSSNLAVLPSGFSIVPDGMESRPMVITSRQEEKNTAEGGSLFTIAFQILTNASPTAKLTMESVESVNTLLSCTLRNIRTSLQCEDS, encoded by the exons ATGATAGAACCATTTTTGCTCCTTAAAAAACATACCCATTCCTCACCACACcatccaacaacaacaacaaccaccttCTCAATGGCCGCGGACATgtccaacaccaacaccaacaccaacaacaacaacaacaaccacccTTCTCACGCCAAGGACTTCTTCGCTTCCCCAGCTCTCTCCCTTAGCCTT GCTGGCATATTTCGGCATGCTGGGGTGGCGGCGGCGGAGGGAGAGGCTGCAACCTCCAACATGGAAGTGGAGGATGGCGATGAAGGCAGCGGCGGAGGAGGAGGCGCCGGTCACACGGTGGATATTAGCAGCGAGAACTCCGGCCCCACTAGATCGAGATCGGAGGATGACTACTTTGAAGGAGAAGGTGAGCATGAAGATGAAGATATTATCGGTGatgataacaataacaataacaagaacaagaacaagaagaagaggaagaaatatCACAGGCACACCGCGGAGCAGATCAGAGAAATGGAAGC gCTATTCAAAGAGTCGCCACATCCTGATGAAAAGCAGAGGCAACAACTTAGCAAGCAGCTAGGCCTTGCTCCAAGACAAGTCAAGTTTTGGTTCCAAAATCGCAGAACCCAAATCAAG GCAATACAAGAGCGACATGAAAACTCATTGTTGAAGACGGAAATAGAGAAACTAAAGGAGAAAAACAAAGGGTTGAGAGAGACCATAAACAAAGCTTGTTGCCCCAACTGTGGTGTTGCAACCACTAGTACCAGAGACGGTGCCATTCCAACTGAAGAACAACAGCTTCGCATTGAGAATGCCAAACTCAAAGCTGAGATCGAGAAGCTTCGAGGAGCTTTAGGAAAATACGGTGGATCAGGTGGTGGTGGATCAACGTCTCCTTCATGTTCTTCTGGTGCTGCTGGTGGACATGAGCAAGAGAATAGAAGCTCGTTGGACTTTTACACTGGAATCTTCGGAGTTGACAAGTCAAGGATAATGGATACAGTGAACAAGGCTATGGAGGAGCTCATAACCATGGCAACAATGGGGGAACCCTTGTGGCTTCGTAGTGTTGAGACTGGCCGTGAGATACTCAACTACGATGAGTACATCAAACACTTCTCATCCCTTCAAAATTCTTCATCAAACAACACTAACACTACTCCTTCATCATCAAAGAGATCCATTATTGAAGCTTCAAGAGACACTGCCCTTGTCTTTGTTGATCTCCCACGCCTTCTCCAAACTTTCTTAGATGCG AATCAGTGGAAGGAAATGTTTCCATGTTTAGTATCTAAGGCGGCGACTGTGGATGTTATATGCAACGGAGAAGGTTCTAACAGGAATGGTGCAGCGCAACTG CATAGTAGTCGACATACATATATGCTGACTAATGTTACAA GTGTTGCTACATTGGCCGGGAGGAAAAGCATTTTGAAGTTGGCACAAAGAATGACATGGGGTTTCTGCCATGCAGTTGGTGCATCAAGCTTCCACACATGGACCAAGGTTACAAGTAAAACTGGGGAAGATATTAGGATCAGTTCACGGAAGAACTTGAACGATCCTGGTGAACCTCTTGGACTCATACTCTGCGCTGTTTCTTCTGTGTGGTTACCTGTCTCTCCTAATGTCTTGTTTGATTTCTTGAGGGATGAAACCCGCCGCACTGAG TGGGATATAATGTCCAGTGGTGGCTCAGTTCAGTCCATTGCAAATTTGGCCAAAGGACAAGACCGCGGCAATGCGGTAACCATCCAA ACAATAAAATCGAAGGAAAATAGTATGTGGGTAGTGCAAGATTGCTGCACCAATGCTTATGAATCAATGGTGGTGTATGCTCCTGTGGACATCACTGGCATTCAATCTGCGATGACAGGTTGCGATTCTAGCAATCTCGCCGTACTTCCGTCGGGATTCTCGATTGTTCCTGATGGGATGGAATCAAGGCCAATGGTGATTACTTCAAGACAGGAGGAGAAGAACACAGCAGAAGGAGGATCCTTGTTCACCATAGCATTCCAGATTCTCACCAATGCATCTCCAACAGCCAAGTTAACCATGGAGTCTGTGGAATCAGTCAACACTCTCTTATCTTGTACTTTGAGAAATATCAGAACAAGTTTACAATGCGAAGATAGTTAA